The region TACACccttaattaaatgtaaaaaacttaACCAGCTCAAGAACAAGTTAAGTTTCCAACATGACTAAGTAACATTTGTATCCTTTCATAAAAGTTTAAGGTACTATAGTATGGAGGCTTGTCGTGAAGTGGTTGAATGGTTGTGATACAGACATGGTctctgaaaacaacattttgtgcTCTCTGTAGATAAATATGTGAAGACTCTAGCATACACAATCCCCACAGTAAAAATACAATGCACTTAATATAAAACCTGGTCTGGACATTAATACTGTGTGGATTAAGAATAGATGTTTTGTTCATGGacagctaaaaaaaactaaatatacagCCAATGAAAAGTGGCTTCATTTTTGATTAAACTTTCTTTCctgaaaatttttaaatattgtgcaatTATTTCAACCAGCAAATAGTTAATGTACACAAGTCATTTTGTAACACACAAGTTTAGAGGGTGGGGCACagggagctttttttttcttttttacaattcactttttcatttcagatttatgAAGATAGTTTCAATGAACTTCCAATGAACGTATGAAAGGCCCGGTTTATATCTGCCTGATTCACCTGGGAGCTGTTGAAGCTCAGACCATTGAGAAGCTGCTGGTAGGTATCGCCCCTCGCTCCCACAGACAGAGCAGGAAAGGCAGCAGAGACACTaactgggaaaaaaaggatGTTTTTGCCCTCAGCAGCAGCAAGATCTGCCAACTTCCCTGTAGAGACTGAAGGCAAACTCCTTGTTTGCAAATGTCACCGGGGAAATTCTGTCATCACCACTGTCTGCAAGGGTGTCTGGGGCTTCCAGCTGGTGTTGGCCTCTCCCTTGCCAGACCACTGCAGagaaaatcccccccaaaaaaatcacAGGAGCAGGCAACATCTAAGGTGATCTAAGAAAGAGGATATAAGGACTTCTGTGACTTATAACCGAATTCAGGTAAGAAGTTGAAGTAATAGGTCAAGTCATAAAAAGGAACTAGCTAAATGCAGTTGGAACAGTAACTTTACTTACTACCGTACACAACCTCTTTACTACTACTTTTTTCACATGAAAGACTTTGTCCTTTCACACAGTATAGATCTCAAAATCAGTACTTGCACTTTCTGGCCCTGAAGCCTTTGAAGAACCCATCAGCACCCAGTTAACCCACAGACACCCACTGAGCTAGTTCCCTGCACAGATTTGCACTTTAAAGTCGACAACCAGTCTCAGGTGTGCTAATGAgggctgcagctgtttttcctGCCTACTGATGCTCATATTTTATCAGTGGGTAAGTCTTCAAAACCAGTCTAATACATCACTGTAGCAACTACTAAGCTTATTCAttagatttacaaatataacTATTACAATTTAAttccattaaaaaaactttagaaTTTTTCTTATCACTCACATCTATCCTAAGTTGCCTCAAATCGCTCTCTGAGCTCCTCCCTCTCTCACACCAAGATTATTCAGTGCAGGTTTTATgactaaaaacagttttaatgttggacaaattaattgaatttgtttgtttggagaccaaacaaacaaattgtTTACCTGTTTTAGTAAACAGGTAAAATTCAGCCACAAAGGCTACATTTTTGCAGCTCTTGAAGTACagcaaattttcttttaatttgaagaTAATATATTGGCATATAAGGAGTTTCCCCTTTTTTTAGAAATAGCTACTACTTGTATCCATTTCTAAAATAGGTACAAATAGTATAAATGCATTCCAGAAAATATTTAGAGACTATATCAGCTAACACGCTCACCTTCTGGTCAAATATCAACTGTGTCTTTATGTTACAGAAGTGGATTGTTACATATTACTTAAAAACCTTCATGAGTTTTCACATTGGGATTTTAGAGAGTTTTGGATGTCTGTAAGTcggaaaataaattcatttttacattcTAAGACGTCAAACTATAAACAacgaaaaagacaaaaaaacaaaactgattttagGATCTCGTCCTTGCACACATCAAGTCCAGACCAGAAGAAATGAACTGATTTCAGATGTGAACATTCTTGAGATTGTGGTTTCTCAAGAACCACAATCTTGGCATACATCACATCGTGGTTTAATGATGTATGCCAAAGAGCTGCCTGTCCAGTTTAATGAGCTGTCGGAGGAAACCTCTGTTTGGGATCACACCCCGATTGTCTTTCACAGCACAAATAGCCTCCACAAGAGAGAGCTTCTGCTTCAGCATCAGGTAAGCCAGCACCAGGGTGGCAGAGCGACTGACTCCCACATGACAATGCACCAGTACTTTCCCTGAGAATAAAAGAAAGACGTgaaatttaattcatttcttCTGAAAGTGGCGGTAATGGTTTGTAAGTGGTTGCCGTCTTACCTCCTGTGCTTAGTCCTCTGTGGATGAAGTCTGCTGCGGCCTGAAAGTTGATGCTCATGTCGTAGTTGCAGGAGTCGTGTGCCTCGATGCCCATGTAGGTGATCTTCATTTGCGCGTATGTGGTTGGTTGCCCCCTTCGTTTGCTGTGAGCTGCATTCAGGACGTGAGTGAAGCGATGCCTGGACAGATCATCAAGGTTTTCTGCGCCgtgtctaaaaaaaacaacacattaaatTTAAGGACAACAAACCAAATATGGTCAAACCTCtgtgaattttttattattattatttaaatttcaaacagacaaataatCGCCTGGacaaacaaacagtaaaaaaaaaaaaaaaagttcatgatTTCCTGCCTCTTGTACTCCTCAACAatcatcaaattaaaattttatgtctATGCACACAATCTTGCCCAATAACGGTGATCCTGAGAGAAAGccaaaagaaatggaaaactAAACATTACAAATCACCGTCTTCTTTGCAATCGATggtgatggtggcagcatcatgcggTGGGAATGCTGGTAGATGGAGCTAAATCCAGGTCAGTATTGGggagaaaacctgttagaggcagCAGAAGAGTTGAGACTGAATGAACGCTCAACTTCCAGCAGGATGCAAAACTCCTAAACATACAGACGGAGGTATTATAGACGGGTTTAGATCACACagtattcatgtgttagaatggcctactCAATGTGAAGAcctaattgagaatctgtggcaaaacgTATTTGAAGATGCTCTGGATTCAATCTGAGTTAGAGCCATTTTGCTTGTTCAGACACTTTTAGTCTGAACATGTGGAAAGATAGTAGAGCCATTAGAGAATCATTTTGCATGTTGTGTGAAATggaaagcaaaccaaaaaaaactaataaattcaTAACAGATGTAGTTTTTTGACATAATCTTTCACCAAAAAGAACATGCAaggtatttttttaagttattttcaaTGAAACATGAATTAAGCATGCAACACAGTGACTGACTGATATGTAGACCATCTTAGGCATGCATAAAGAAAATAGCCTGGAGCTGCGGTATGCCTTCATGGCCTGGTGTCAGTGGAAACTCTCACATACCGCAGCTGGAGTCGGTGTAAGTATCCAACGGGAAAGGCAGCTCGACAACTCTTATGTTACCCATTtcggggtttttttaaaaactgatttacgAGCCGTTTCCGTTTCACACGCACACTTGATTCAAGCAGAATTCAAAGCAAGTGAACAATATTTTTCTaacaagaggaaaaaatgaGATTCTTACTGGTCCCCGATGTAAAGCCTCGGCCACACCTCATCTGCATGGCTGATGATGGCTTTGCCTGTGAACAGCAGTCTTTCCAACTCAAACACTGCCAAACCAGGCGAGCTCAGATCGATTTCCACTTTCCGACGTGGTCGTTCATCATTCCAGGAAGCGGGAAGCTTGGATGAGTAGGACATTGCTTCTTCCTTTCACAAGACGCCTGGACTTCAGATGTGGAAAAGTGACCCTTTTTATCCGTTTATAAACTACTTAATTgaactgactgaaaaaaaaaaatacacatcaCAAAAGCTtaatatcactgatatttaacAATATAATCCATGGAAATCACAACAGAGTGAATACCACAGGTGACGTTAGTCTCGAGCTTCTTCTCTGATTTACTCACCACGACACCGTATGTTCCGAGTGTTGTCAGGACATTTGACCCTTGCATTAAATCTGGGCTGCATGCCTTCAAGCCTTCAGGGCTGCACGTTATGCTATTGAATTAAAATAGCAGCCTATTTAAAGATGTGAAAGCTGGCTAGAAGAGTGATGCCCCAGGGCAAGTTTCCACTTGATGGAAGGAGGAcaattcttttcttcttttttttttatataagacTGAATAATTCCTTTCAGGAacgagaaaaataaatgtagctcACGGAAGATgtttaactgtaataaatgtcAATACAAAACAGTGAAGAACAtaaaaagaagggaaaacaaaaaagtgaaattgaCTGAATCGTAATCAAGAAAAGACTTCCAGCTTTTGTTGGCAACGTGCATCACAagctaaaactaacaaaaataaacacaacgcaaaaaaagattttccatGCAAaccttttggttgtttttaatattcTCCTTCTGATCAGATATAAAAATCACCATATCAAATATGGCacgttttcttcttcatttttcaaacaaaaacaagaatgtttGAGATGTGGGGGTGAGAGGGGTG is a window of Xiphophorus hellerii strain 12219 chromosome 12, Xiphophorus_hellerii-4.1, whole genome shotgun sequence DNA encoding:
- the LOC116729521 gene encoding dual specificity protein phosphatase 26-like; amino-acid sequence: MSYSSKLPASWNDERPRRKVEIDLSSPGLAVFELERLLFTGKAIISHADEVWPRLYIGDQHGAENLDDLSRHRFTHVLNAAHSKRRGQPTTYAQMKITYMGIEAHDSCNYDMSINFQAAADFIHRGLSTGGKVLVHCHVGVSRSATLVLAYLMLKQKLSLVEAICAVKDNRGVIPNRGFLRQLIKLDRQLFGIHH